Proteins encoded by one window of Corynebacterium amycolatum:
- a CDS encoding low molecular weight phosphatase family protein, which produces MKEIPKVLFICVANAGKSQMAEAIARAKYATQFTALSAGTNPKTTTNALAAKSVAEIGASMDGASPKPIDSTILRTADRVVIIGDAAHVELPSDAQGSLEHWLTDEPSKRGIDGEERMDLIRDDLERRIDKLAVELRSTKNP; this is translated from the coding sequence ATGAAGGAAATCCCGAAGGTACTTTTCATCTGCGTGGCAAATGCCGGTAAATCCCAGATGGCCGAGGCCATTGCGCGTGCAAAATATGCCACGCAGTTCACCGCCCTTTCAGCAGGAACGAACCCCAAAACTACTACCAATGCGCTTGCAGCCAAATCAGTTGCAGAAATCGGCGCCTCTATGGACGGTGCATCACCAAAGCCCATTGACTCCACGATTCTCCGGACTGCAGATCGTGTTGTCATCATCGGCGATGCCGCTCATGTAGAGCTCCCCTCGGACGCTCAAGGCTCACTCGAGCATTGGCTTACTGACGAGCCTTCAAAACGAGGCATCGACGGAGAAGAACGCATGGACCTGATTCGCGATGACCTCGAGCGCCGTATCGACAAGTTAGCTGTCGAACTCCGTTCCACTAAGAATCCCTAA
- the hisN gene encoding histidinol-phosphatase produces the protein MTTSYSEDLALALSLADAADDLTMSRFEAANLVVESKPDLTPVSDADIACEKLLREILSDKRPSDEVLGEEFGGEAVFEGRQWVIDPIDGTKNFVRNVPVWATLIALLEDGKPVVGVVSAPALGRRWWASKGDGAFKRVQVGGREAAESRIEVSKVADVADCSISNSSLTGWAERDLRDNFIGLTDDAWRLRGYGDFFSYCLVAEGAVDVAAEPEVSLWDLAALAILVEEAGGRFTSLAGVNGPHGGDAVATNGLLHDAVVKRLNR, from the coding sequence ATGACCACCTCTTACTCCGAAGATCTCGCCCTCGCACTCTCGCTTGCCGACGCAGCCGACGACCTCACAATGTCCCGCTTCGAGGCGGCCAACCTAGTCGTCGAGTCCAAGCCCGACCTCACACCGGTCTCCGATGCCGATATCGCGTGCGAAAAGCTGCTCCGCGAGATTCTGTCGGACAAGCGCCCGAGCGATGAGGTCCTCGGCGAAGAATTCGGTGGCGAAGCTGTGTTTGAGGGCCGTCAGTGGGTCATCGACCCCATCGACGGCACGAAGAACTTCGTGCGCAATGTCCCGGTCTGGGCCACCTTGATTGCCCTGTTGGAAGACGGCAAGCCGGTTGTCGGCGTGGTTTCCGCCCCTGCGCTGGGACGTCGCTGGTGGGCGTCCAAGGGCGACGGCGCATTCAAGCGCGTGCAGGTCGGCGGCCGGGAAGCCGCTGAGAGCCGCATTGAAGTCTCGAAGGTAGCAGATGTCGCGGACTGCTCAATCTCCAACTCTTCGCTCACAGGTTGGGCCGAGCGCGATTTGCGCGACAACTTCATCGGTCTCACCGATGACGCCTGGCGCCTGCGCGGCTATGGCGACTTCTTCTCCTACTGCCTGGTAGCGGAGGGTGCGGTCGATGTCGCCGCGGAGCCGGAGGTTTCCCTGTGGGACCTGGCAGCTCTTGCGATTCTGGTGGAGGAAGCTGGCGGCCGCTTCACTTCTCTAGCGGGTGTCAACGGGCCGCACGGCGGGGACGCGGTTGCGACGAATGGGTTGCTTCACGACGCCGTCGTCAAGCGCCTGAATAGGTAA
- a CDS encoding DUF418 domain-containing protein: protein MNKPTRIVGLDIARSLAIIGMIIVHMASLLWSTKVVLSGLPSSLFAIIAGATMMIIGRNYSSTTFLRLITRGALIILIGLALLPVGGEIQVVLVIMGLVMMLVSWMPALGTWWRVGFFIAATIAATIKYAPMTLPQIYPLLAWIAYFIGGMLLYDVYLRGRLQSTSTSETSANTRLSWIVTAVSVVITAVGMYFRFNPEIAGWLRFTGHTGVFGEIILSVAVAAVVLHLCLFVGDRFPAVVYPFAAMGTMSLTIYILHVLTAFYWQQNVLLHSTLSAAGFIVFFLVIASLWKKFVGQGPAEKLVATAIKAIVPSGKGK from the coding sequence GTGAATAAACCTACCCGAATCGTGGGGCTTGATATAGCGCGCTCACTCGCCATCATCGGCATGATTATTGTCCATATGGCCTCACTACTTTGGAGCACAAAGGTTGTGCTCTCTGGCCTACCCTCATCACTGTTCGCCATCATCGCCGGCGCCACAATGATGATCATCGGCCGTAATTACAGCAGCACTACCTTCTTGCGTCTAATCACCCGCGGTGCCCTTATCATTCTCATCGGCCTGGCACTATTGCCGGTCGGTGGAGAAATTCAGGTGGTCCTCGTCATCATGGGCCTGGTAATGATGCTGGTTTCCTGGATGCCAGCGCTCGGAACCTGGTGGCGAGTCGGCTTCTTCATCGCCGCAACCATCGCCGCCACAATCAAGTACGCGCCTATGACGCTGCCACAAATTTATCCGCTACTCGCGTGGATTGCATATTTCATCGGCGGCATGCTGCTTTACGACGTCTACTTACGCGGTCGTCTGCAAAGCACTTCCACCTCTGAGACCAGCGCCAATACTCGGTTGAGCTGGATTGTTACCGCTGTCAGCGTTGTCATCACTGCCGTCGGCATGTACTTCCGATTTAATCCCGAGATTGCTGGCTGGCTCCGCTTTACCGGACACACTGGCGTCTTCGGCGAAATCATTCTCTCCGTCGCTGTTGCCGCTGTTGTGTTGCACTTGTGCCTGTTCGTAGGCGATCGTTTCCCAGCTGTGGTTTACCCATTCGCGGCTATGGGAACAATGTCACTGACTATCTACATCCTGCACGTTCTCACCGCGTTTTATTGGCAACAGAATGTGCTATTGCATTCCACGTTGTCCGCAGCAGGTTTCATCGTATTCTTCCTCGTCATTGCTAGCCTCTGGAAGAAATTTGTCGGACAGGGCCCTGCCGAAAAACTCGTTGCCACCGCAATCAAGGCCATTGTTCCTTCTGGGAAAGGGAAATAA
- a CDS encoding ArsR/SmtB family transcription factor, whose translation MDEISECCALGGRPLDAAEAQAAATLFKALAQPARLQILSQLAAAGCSPMTVGELAAVSGLSQPTVSHHLKTMADAGLLTRSKSGRVVTHEVRPEVFAELRRILDIGHADGR comes from the coding sequence ATGGACGAAATCTCAGAATGCTGTGCACTTGGCGGTCGGCCTCTCGACGCGGCGGAAGCGCAGGCTGCGGCAACGCTCTTCAAAGCGCTGGCGCAACCGGCGCGCCTGCAAATTTTGTCTCAGCTCGCTGCCGCTGGCTGTAGCCCGATGACCGTGGGGGAGCTGGCCGCTGTTTCTGGGCTTAGTCAGCCTACGGTGTCGCATCATTTAAAGACCATGGCGGATGCCGGGCTGCTAACTAGATCTAAGAGTGGACGGGTAGTAACCCATGAGGTACGCCCTGAGGTATTTGCTGAGCTGCGACGTATCCTGGATATCGGTCACGCGGACGGGAGGTAG
- the arsB gene encoding ACR3 family arsenite efflux transporter, which produces MTQTTKSLSFLDRFLPLWIAAAMAIGLILGKIAPSLVNWLAEAKIATISVPIAIGLLVMMYPPLAKVRYDKTGKILTSRKLMGITVFLNWILGPALMFALAWIFLSDSPELRTGVIIVGLARCIAMVLVWNDLSCGDTEVAAVLVAVNSLFQILMFGALGWFYLQILPSWLGLETTSATFSFWAIALSVVVFLGIPLLAGAASRIIGERTRGRDWYENEYLPKISPLALAGLLYTIVLLFALQSQQILENPWTVAKVALPLVIYFLAMFAIALTSAKAAGMNYATSASIAFTAAGNNFELAIAVAIGTFGPLSQQALAGTIGPLIEVPVLVALVYVTRWLGPRLFPNDLSVPDKL; this is translated from the coding sequence ATGACACAGACTACAAAGTCACTCAGCTTCCTAGATCGCTTCTTGCCGCTATGGATTGCAGCTGCAATGGCAATTGGCCTCATTCTGGGCAAAATTGCACCGTCACTTGTGAACTGGCTGGCAGAGGCAAAAATTGCGACAATTTCCGTACCAATCGCCATCGGCTTGCTGGTCATGATGTACCCACCGCTCGCAAAGGTTCGATACGACAAAACGGGCAAAATTTTGACATCCAGGAAGCTGATGGGCATCACAGTCTTCCTCAATTGGATTCTCGGCCCCGCACTGATGTTCGCCCTTGCCTGGATATTCCTCAGTGATAGTCCAGAACTGCGCACTGGCGTGATCATCGTCGGTCTCGCCCGCTGCATTGCAATGGTTTTGGTCTGGAACGACCTATCTTGCGGCGATACTGAAGTCGCTGCCGTACTGGTGGCCGTAAACTCGCTATTTCAAATTCTCATGTTCGGCGCTCTAGGGTGGTTCTACCTGCAGATTCTGCCCTCCTGGTTGGGACTGGAAACCACTTCCGCCACCTTTTCTTTTTGGGCAATCGCACTATCCGTAGTGGTATTCCTCGGTATTCCGCTTCTAGCTGGCGCAGCATCACGCATAATTGGTGAACGCACCCGTGGTCGCGACTGGTATGAAAATGAGTACTTGCCCAAAATCTCGCCATTGGCGCTTGCCGGCCTTCTATACACAATCGTGTTGCTCTTTGCGCTTCAGTCACAGCAGATTCTTGAGAATCCCTGGACCGTTGCGAAAGTGGCGCTACCACTAGTGATCTACTTCCTCGCCATGTTCGCAATCGCTCTCACTTCGGCCAAGGCCGCGGGCATGAACTACGCAACCTCCGCATCGATTGCCTTTACGGCTGCCGGGAATAACTTCGAGTTGGCAATTGCGGTTGCGATTGGCACCTTCGGCCCATTGTCCCAGCAAGCACTTGCGGGAACGATTGGACCACTTATTGAAGTACCCGTACTCGTTGCACTTGTCTACGTCACCCGCTGGCTCGGGCCGCGCCTTTTCCCCAATGACCTTTCCGTACCGGACAAACTATAG
- a CDS encoding inositol monophosphatase family protein has protein sequence MSESTASQDSSQDLELFLSQVSESIVASDTSVAVAIVKRAAAIAARMRDEGLVTEYKTSISDVVTAADRAAEKFVVEALAALRPEDGILGEEGSAKESQSGRTWVIDPVDGTYNFTTGSDYWCSALALVMGDASNPDEVILGAVHRPATGESWIGGPNLPTSRINIDGTIDDLRVTDHPLSEVCAATYLHTAVVNSSEESEVTATKSWLDAVSRSATWRMLGSASVDMAGVADGRIGVWFQRDVAAWDWLPGYALIKGAGGECTSVGRWKLAGSSGQVAELREVLR, from the coding sequence ATGTCTGAATCCACCGCCAGCCAAGATTCCAGCCAAGACCTAGAACTCTTTCTCTCCCAAGTTTCCGAGTCAATTGTGGCATCGGATACCAGTGTTGCGGTTGCCATCGTGAAGCGTGCCGCTGCCATTGCTGCTCGCATGCGCGACGAAGGCCTGGTCACGGAGTACAAGACATCGATTTCCGACGTCGTCACCGCGGCCGACCGCGCAGCGGAGAAGTTCGTCGTCGAGGCCTTGGCCGCGCTCCGCCCGGAGGACGGCATTCTTGGCGAGGAAGGGTCGGCGAAGGAATCCCAATCGGGTCGCACGTGGGTGATTGACCCTGTCGATGGCACCTACAATTTCACCACTGGTTCGGACTACTGGTGCAGTGCGTTGGCGCTGGTTATGGGCGATGCGAGCAATCCGGATGAGGTCATCCTCGGTGCGGTGCATCGCCCGGCAACGGGCGAAAGCTGGATTGGCGGCCCCAATCTGCCGACCAGTCGTATCAACATTGACGGCACTATTGACGACCTTCGAGTCACTGACCATCCGCTCTCGGAAGTCTGCGCAGCGACCTACCTCCACACCGCGGTGGTGAACTCGAGCGAGGAATCCGAGGTCACGGCCACAAAGTCCTGGCTGGATGCGGTGTCTCGCAGCGCTACCTGGCGCATGCTGGGCTCAGCGTCGGTGGATATGGCCGGCGTAGCCGATGGCCGCATCGGCGTATGGTTCCAGCGCGACGTCGCGGCCTGGGACTGGCTGCCGGGATACGCACTTATTAAGGGCGCAGGCGGCGAATGCACGTCGGTGGGGCGCTGGAAGCTCGCGGGCTCAAGCGGCCAGGTCGCAGAGTTACGTGAGGTTCTGCGCTAG
- a CDS encoding trypsin-like serine protease, with the protein MKKTSFSIAAIVSSTLLLSATPALALENGEPAPANAESSSVAALKIGKIGNFGDCTGTLVADQWVLTARHCLESVNNEGTQARIGGKVYDADSWALSPMSDAGLLHLTQKVTDATPAKVSRDIPTPGQTGTLYGWSSSSSMARSGQLPMTKMVVKELLGGAPADGTPGEAAPDGATPGEAVPGEAVPGDAMESMEMQPGGAMPGAVKPDAVKPDDSKTESIPAGTESIPADAAMMPMIQSAILDAHSVSGAGMQGGDSGGPFFVDGKLAGLATAGTSNGDPDLPSPSAAITTLAGTADWIDDITSGRDTESVLTAENTPAPPKTIQTSADHMWGYLAIACVGLVVAAAWSRIRNGRQ; encoded by the coding sequence GTGAAGAAAACATCTTTTTCCATCGCAGCAATTGTTAGCAGCACCCTGCTTCTATCTGCAACCCCAGCTCTTGCATTGGAAAACGGCGAACCCGCACCCGCAAATGCTGAAAGCAGTTCTGTGGCCGCGCTGAAGATTGGCAAAATCGGCAATTTCGGCGACTGCACCGGAACGCTGGTTGCCGACCAGTGGGTACTCACTGCACGCCACTGCCTGGAGTCTGTGAACAACGAAGGGACCCAGGCCCGCATCGGCGGGAAGGTCTACGATGCCGATTCTTGGGCGCTGTCTCCAATGTCTGATGCGGGGTTGCTTCACCTGACTCAAAAGGTCACTGACGCAACACCCGCGAAGGTTTCCCGCGATATCCCAACACCTGGGCAGACGGGAACCCTCTACGGATGGAGCAGCAGCTCGTCCATGGCGCGATCAGGGCAGCTCCCGATGACCAAGATGGTCGTCAAGGAACTGCTGGGCGGAGCACCGGCTGATGGAACTCCAGGTGAGGCTGCTCCAGATGGGGCCACTCCAGGTGAGGCTGTTCCGGGCGAAGCTGTTCCGGGCGATGCCATGGAATCAATGGAGATGCAGCCAGGCGGAGCAATGCCGGGTGCAGTTAAGCCGGATGCAGTAAAGCCAGATGACTCCAAAACCGAGTCGATCCCCGCAGGAACGGAAAGCATCCCAGCCGACGCTGCCATGATGCCAATGATTCAAAGCGCCATCCTGGACGCACATTCCGTCTCTGGCGCGGGTATGCAGGGCGGTGACTCCGGCGGCCCGTTCTTCGTCGACGGCAAGCTCGCGGGCCTGGCTACTGCCGGAACCTCCAATGGCGATCCTGACCTACCCTCCCCCAGCGCAGCTATCACCACCCTCGCTGGCACGGCTGACTGGATCGATGACATCACCTCTGGCCGAGACACAGAAAGCGTGCTGACCGCGGAGAACACTCCTGCTCCGCCAAAGACCATTCAGACCAGCGCCGATCACATGTGGGGTTACCTCGCCATCGCGTGCGTTGGCCTGGTTGTCGCAGCAGCCTGGTCGCGCATTAGGAATGGCCGACAGTAG